The Pirellulimonas nuda genome includes a region encoding these proteins:
- a CDS encoding sensor histidine kinase, which produces MSIAEASRWAYRVASIPSRRPEIPGARRPVRRRCRLPSPADGSAERFREALERAKLDAMKELAYGAGHEINNPLANIAARAQSMLKRETDAEKRRWLEVIHRQAMRAHEMIADLMLFARPPAMERAPVDVWALVQQSADEHRAEAEKAGIVLRTSTSADEDPVWADATQLAVALGAVIRNAIEAIGENGAIEVCVRDAPGWRVIEVHDSGPGISEAVRPHLFDPFFSGREAGRGLGFGLSKCWRIVTDLGGRVEAASPPGGGAVLSLWLPIDR; this is translated from the coding sequence TTGTCAATCGCAGAAGCTAGTCGGTGGGCCTACCGCGTGGCGTCGATCCCTTCCCGCCGACCCGAAATCCCCGGCGCGCGGCGGCCCGTCCGCCGGCGCTGCCGGCTGCCCTCGCCAGCGGACGGCTCGGCCGAGCGGTTCCGCGAGGCGCTGGAGCGGGCCAAGCTCGACGCGATGAAAGAGCTCGCCTACGGCGCCGGGCACGAGATCAACAACCCGCTGGCGAACATCGCCGCCCGCGCGCAGTCGATGCTCAAGCGCGAGACCGACGCCGAGAAGCGGCGTTGGCTGGAGGTGATCCACCGCCAGGCGATGCGCGCGCACGAGATGATCGCCGACCTGATGCTTTTCGCCCGCCCGCCGGCGATGGAGAGGGCGCCCGTCGACGTCTGGGCCCTCGTCCAGCAATCCGCGGACGAGCACCGCGCCGAGGCCGAGAAGGCCGGCATCGTGCTGCGGACCAGCACCTCCGCCGACGAAGACCCCGTCTGGGCCGACGCCACGCAGCTTGCCGTGGCGCTGGGCGCGGTGATCCGGAACGCGATCGAAGCCATCGGAGAGAACGGCGCCATCGAGGTTTGTGTGCGCGACGCGCCCGGCTGGCGCGTGATCGAGGTGCACGACTCTGGGCCGGGGATCTCCGAAGCGGTCAGGCCCCACTTGTTCGACCCCTTCTTCAGCGGCCGCGAGGCGGGCCGGGGGCTCGGCTTCGGGCTCAGCAAGTGCTGGCGGATCGTGACCGACCTGGGGGGACGCGTCGAGGCGGCCAGCCCGCCCGGCGGGGGCGCCGTGCTCTCGCTCTGGCTCCCCATCGATCGGTGA